A region of the Silene latifolia isolate original U9 population chromosome 9, ASM4854445v1, whole genome shotgun sequence genome:
AGAAAAAATGCTTCCAATGTCAAGGGTATGGCCATTTCAGGAAGGATTTTCTTTCTAAGAGAGCCCTGACTGCCATGGAGATAGATAGTGGGAGAAAGAAGGCCTAGTGGAGTATGAACAGGATGAGAGTTTAATAATCAAGGAGATAACTACTAAGGAGGGTCCAAGCAAGGACATGGTTATGGCTTACCCTGATATAGTTCATAGCTTAGTCTGGTGGAGGGTCATACATTCCCCATAAGCACCATTAGAATATGACCAGAGGTCACAGATCATCAGAAGTAGGTGTACAATCTAAGAGAGGGTTTGTAATTtgatcattgatggagggagCTGTACCAAAGTGGCTTCCATCACCTTGGTCAACAAACTGAACTTTGTTATCCAAGAGCACCCACGCCCTTACAAGCTGAAATGGTTGAACAAGGAGCTGAGGTTAAGGTTGACATATAGGGTTTAGTGTCATTTTGTATTGGGAATTTGTACAAGGATGAAGTGATGTGTGATGTAGTTCCAATGGATAACTGTCACTTGCTATTAGGCAGGCCATTGGAGTTTGAAAATAATACTACCCACCAGGGAAAGGATATTACTTATACCTTCAAGCAAGGCAGGAAGAAAATAATTCCCACTCCTTTGCCACCAAATCAAAGCCAGAAGAGGTCAATGGAGTGTTGTTTCTTCCAGAAGCAAAAACGAccaaagaaagaaaataagaacaATCTGTTCTGGTTTTGCTGTCCAAAAAATGGTAGAGGATAAGGATTCTCAGGTGCGTATAAAAACTTAACCACTTATTTAGAGGTACCAGGATGTCTTTCCTAAGGATCTGCCAAGTGGCTTGATACCACGAAGGGGCATTGAGCACCAAATTGACCTTGTACCAAGGTTGTGCTGCCAAACATGCCATCCTAGAGAAGTGATCTAGCTACTACCAAGGAGCTGCAGaagtaattaattaacttatgAGCAAGGGATTTGCGAGGGAATTTGGAGGTTGGACTATATAAACTTTAGCGGGAGCTGAGCCAGGGCCAGAACATCACAGATACCAGGTAACAGTCACCTTGACAGTCACGTAGGATCCATAACTGAACAACCAACTTATGAGGTCAATAAGGTCCAAACTAAGTCAAGCCGCCAGCTTCCACCTTGGTCAGCTGATAGTATACAACATTAGATACCCAAAAGTCCTACACAACCAAGGCTATTTCCCGACCCATCCACCATTAAAATCGAATCCAAAATTGTTGTAGGAAAGCAGAAAAGTATAAAGTAAAATTACCATTTTCGGGTAAACGTTTCTAAAAGTTGTTAAGGATCCTTTTGTCAAGCTTCCTCCTAATGCAGCAGTGTTTAGGATAAGGTCTAGGAACTCTTAATGAAACTCGTCGTTATTCCCCTTGCCATTAACACCACTTACACAACCCAACAAAACAGCACAGCCACCCTACAAACTATTTTCtatcttttctatttcttttaaTTTCAGTCGATTTCCTTTTAATTCCAGTCCTTGTAATATAGCTGTTAATTTGCTGTTTTTGTAAGGTGACTTATGGCACTTGGATGTAGGGTTTTATATGGATTGTAATTGTGTGAAATGGccaatatgtaacacccccacaggGACGAAGCTATGCCTGGGCTGGATGGGCCATGGCCAGGGCAAGCTTGAAGTGAATAATTAAATATTGAGTAATGAATTAACAAATGATTTGTAAGTGTAATAGTGGTAACTGGTAACATTGTCCTCCTTTAGATAATGCGTTCGATCCAAGAGCagtgagttttttttttgttttttttttaattccttggctattttacaattttattactGGTAACATTGTCCTCCTTTAGTCCATCCCATATATTTTCTTAACAGTCATTTTCGTCAACAATTATTTTTTCACAAATACTTTTAAGGACAGTTTGACACAAATTTATTGTACAACGAGTTCTTTAGTCATTATTTTTACTCACTAATAGAGTTGTGCTTGGATCAGTTTTACAATTATTAGTGTAAAATCACCTTACACAAGATTAACTCCGTTGAGTAGATTCTTTTACGATTGTAGACGTCTCACctttaataaattattataaagtTATTTCACAGGAGAacttatttgtttacctttgattaaaatatcctGCCTAAGATGGAAGGAGTATATAGTTTCATTATTTAGTTTTACGTTTAATAAAATATTCTAAAAATTATACGCTCCGtactaattaattgtttacctgATTAACATATCGCAAAGAATATAAAAAGTAAACTAATGACTAAGAAGGAGGGACTGAGAGAGTATAATTGAAGTATTTAGGTGTATGGTtgataaaataaatctaaaaataaTACTTCATTCGTTCTAATCAATTGTTTAGCTTTAGTTAAAATACATCTCAAAAAATctataaaatgtaaataaatgaatggGTCGAAGGGAGTAACAAATATGACTATGTTAAATAATGGTGTGAGATCTATGAAAAATTACTTTAGACATCGACGAAATTGATAAAATCGGCCCGGGTCATTATATTGTCCTAGCTTCGTCCCtgcacccccatctaccaaggagccttaacaagaccatCCCTAGtagataaggacgttaccatctcggttgcccgagaaacagtaataatcaaatgtcgataaaagaacaattacgtttatttacaagtgattaaccaAAAGGAAAGATACAACTTGTGACAACTACCAACTACGTgatactatctctgccatgactcgtcgtagactcgtccctccaagcacccagctatggtACAAATATCAACCtgttaagaccgactgctcaccatagtggatcacgacagacacaacacaataagaaaacacaacaacaccacacaaggtcagtaactgaaggatcAAACAAACCAGACACAACAAACATACACACATCACCTTCTCCAATCACCCACactcctctgactgcccgaaggtccagtcctgctagattaccaatcgcaacaagtaatccacgccgctagtggggggccgcagccgtacccaccaaatccccgcttatCTATTCCGatcgataacccatgttccttaatgtgcacatcccctcctgtggcgggttccacagagggagaatcaagggcgtgaagcatCTCCCGTAAGTGacaccactcagccgaggacacacctcgcgaaccacagacaattacacaaccaactaaacaacaacaacaccaacaccataccAAATACAATCAGATGCTACAACTGACATACTAGATAACTAACattactgagtaggaaaacctacctctagcaaccgcagcgattccgcacaTGACCATAAGCCGACAAGCAATCACCACAGTCACCTATAACACAGTatgaccatctattactactgtcACAAtcacaaacaaaacaaaggaagatgatgatgatgatgatgacaacatacctatataTATCAATCcgacgtcaagaccgctacccaattcatgcttcccatccccatggtgtttCTACTCTCAAATGCCCCAAAAGAGTGAATCAAGGTGAAGAAGAAATTAtagacggcatctaggtttaggagagaagggaagaaatgatttgggtttcacgatatcacgatttatatttccccgctgaactcccgttactcgatcgagtatccaacttactcgatcaagtgactaagctactcgatcgagtagcctccgctaggtCGAGTTACCAGAAAAAAAGGTTTACTACGTCACAAGGTTAACTCGTAAGATTTCCGAAGGTCTAGATAGGTGTCTAAAGTCAGTCAAGGATGGTCAACGGATCCCTAAAAGGAcgagtattatagtcttccctccttaaaaagaacttcgtccccgaagttcaactcatcattCCCCACGACACAAGGTGAAAAGTGAACTAAGGCAACTGACAACCATCCACCCCGACAAGGACAAGCACAACTGTTCGCATATTCCACCCATCCATGTATGCCCACcacccatcatcatcatcatcatctaccttagcaacACATCATCCAATACGACCTCCTATCGAGTCATCAAACATGCATTATACACGAGAACAAACTAACACAACCGTTACTTCCACCTACTAACCAAGTTTCATACATCACACACGTCATACCCACCTGGTAcaactattttatttacccaTCACACAATTAAGCATCAACAACAATTAATTACTAATCATCAAAATATAGCTAATCATCGGCCAAAGTATACATACAACAACAGATTAATATTCATTTAAACCGTTTccgtaatattaatattattccaCCCTATAACAATTCAAATTACTACAAATTTCACCTAACATCACATAACCCAACTTTAAAGTAAAATGGAGTACAATAGTACGATTAATTTTGCTAATAGTTACTACAATTACTCAAAACAATTACTCAAAATGTGATCAGTTTGTCGTAATTTGTCATTTtctcatgcgacattactcttccccctctaaaaaggaaattcgtccccgaaattcacctTCAAGACGAACTACAAGCATTATACGAAAAGATAACTTTACTCAAACTTGACATTACGAAACAATTTTATCATTTGTGGAAACCAACAACTATCATGGTACCTTATTGACATTACATAGATAAAATGTATGTATGTTGTAATCGATATTAGATGTAAATAACAAGTAAGCAAGTGAGATGTATCGTCGTCCAATTATTATACATGAACACCGAGAAAATCCTTAAGTGACATTACCCACTCATATGTACTCGATACAACTAGTTGTAAACTTAAGACCGCAACAATAAACTATAACCACCGTTTCACCTGGTActtcaagcaatttaattaagcATCCATGGGTGAAAGTAATGAAAACCATACTGATATTATATAAAGTGCACTTGAAGCATGACGACATGATTACCAACCATGACAATGAAACATATTATCAACAAGATATACATAGGTTATGCCAACTAATACCTTTAAAAAAATATATACCAATAacagggggtactcgatcgagttaagaaccaactcgatcgagttaaggctactcgattgagttcaacagctactcgatcgagtatgtcaagTTCAATAAGCAATTTAGAATTCCATAcgcatgtactcgaccgagttaggggcactcgatcgagtatctttgGGTCAAAATACTTCAAGAAAACTTTGCCATTTGAAGAAACATAACTGTCGCCAGAGTTTTCATCTCCGACACTATCCACCTGCATACTAATGTTCGAAATCcaacaaaatacggccttatggccaagtaTAAACCAAAGTATATCCAAAGTACCAACAAAACAAGTAGCAACTGACTAAAAAATCCATGGAACGAAAGTAAACAACAAGAAAAATCACTCTAAACCCGGCCCCTCCATCTCCTCATCTCCGCCTCCTCCTCCAGATGTGCCTGCTCCAGCTGAACCCTCGCCCGTGGTAGCTCCTGTAGCTGAGTCTCCTCTTACTCGCCATGGCGCGAACCAACCGAAAGGATAACTCCGAGGCCCGATCTACTCCAAAGGAGTGGAAGACTCCACTATCATCCTCGACACCCCTCCACCACACTGGTTGGGCCGAGCCGGTCCCAACGCCCTGTACATATGCCATCTCGTGAAGGTTCCGGAGCGTCAACGTGGCGGATACCCTGTTTGTGAGCTCACCCACCTGCATCGCGGGACTAAAGAAAGATGGGTAATTTGGGTACTTTTACTGTGGAGGCACGGGCTGCACAAGCTGAGTCTCACCAACCCTCTCTCTCACCCGTCTAGGACCTCTCCCCACTCTAGGTTGCCGATCCTTAGGTCTAGTCTCGTCTCCCTTGGTCTGCTCAGGCATCACCTCCAAGAGATCATCATCTATGGTAGTACTGCCGGGTAAGGGCAGCATCCTCGTCATCGGAGTCCGATGCAACCACCGCCGCTGTCAAAGGCTCAGTCACAGGGAGGTGTTCAGGCAAATTGTTGAATGATTTGAAAAAGGATTGAATGAACTAACAAGAAGATTACAAGAGGATTAAGCACAAACTTCACCAAGATTTTTGAGAGAAAAGGGAATTTTAGAGAATTAAGGTTTGAAATAAAAAGAAATAAGAAGAGGGAATGAGCCAAAGAGGACATAGAAATCCCGTTATAATAcgggtactgtagcacttactcaatcgagtactcaGGTACtggatcgagtggcctctactcgatcaagttggAGCTACTCAATCGAGTTTTCGCTGGCAGTCCCAACGATTTTGATCTAATAACCCcacaactagatcgagtaaggtctactcggtcgtgtaggcactcgtactcggttgAATAAGGTTAGGAACAAGATCAAAAGTTACGAGTTCGGttaacggttcctgcaaaacaacaactcgttccGAGTCCAAGGTGTATTTGGAACTCGTCACTGATTATTTCATCCAATTACGATCCATTAATACTAACTCAAATGCAACACAATTATCTCATCCGAACATTGCACATATTACTTCATCCTATATCAAGCATTTTACAAAAATAATTCAACAATGACTTGCTTCAATTCACATGAACACATATATAATAGTATATTATTCTACTCTCACTTACGCATATTCAAATTCAATCGTTCAACATGTGATTACACTACCTTAAGCATTCTAATTGGCAGTATAGCTACTAATTACAACTCATGTTTGCTCAAAGTTTTTAACATACCACAACATATCACAACAATCCGACAACCACAAGATAACTCACATACCATGCCTATTCACAGGAATATGCAACAACATTCATCCACTAAATTCCACAGCATTACATGTCAATTAATACTAACTAAGGCACATGTGAAGGTTCACAACCCATTATCACCGTCACATTATCAGATACTCGTATGTAACTATCAACACACCCACTACTCCCAtcatatacacacacacacacacacttccAATGATTCTCAACACTTCCACGATTTATCACTAGTACTTGCACGCACCAGACATTACCATAAACTCAAACACACTTTCTATTCTATAAACCACACACAACTATACACACACACAATTCCTGACTCAATTTCCCATACGAAGTGgttggcttaagcatattggggccaggattttgaaatgagggcgccttctcacccaaaatcaagcaacaGCCGGGGCTCCCGGCAtatatacaccaggttcattttattagactaaCTACGTTTATtaggctcattagttacaggttccaaaatcgtcgctctgatatcactttgtaacacccccatctaccaaggagccttaacaagacctttccCAGtagataaggacgttaccatctcggttgcccgagaaatagtgataatcaaatgtcgataaaagaacaactACGTTTatttacaagtgattaaccaaaataaaagataaaactTTTGACAACTACCAACTACGTgatactatctctgccatgactcgtcgtagactcgtccctccaatcACCCAGCTATAATTCGgatatcaacctgctaagaccgactgctcagcatagtggatcacggcagacacaacacaagaagaaaacaaaacaacaccacacaaggtcagtaacggAAGGATCACACAAACCAGACACAGCAAACATACACACATCACCTTCTCCAATCACCCACACTCCTCGGattgcccgaaggtccagtcctgccagattacgaatcgcaaccagtaatccacgccgccagtgggggccGCAGCCAGACCCACCAAATCGCCGCTCATTTATTCCGAGCGATAAcctatgttccttaatgtgcacatcccctcatgtggcgagttccacagagggcgaatgaagggcgtgaagccactcccgcaagtgaccccactcagccgaggacacgcctcgcgaaccacagacaattacacaaccaactaaacaacaacaacaccaacaccataccCAATACAATCAGACGCTACAACCGACATACTAGATAACCaatagtactgagtaggaaaatctACCTCtagcaaccgcagcgattccgcacaTGACCTTAGGACGATAAGCAATCACCACAATCACCTATAACAAATAGTATGACCATATGTTACTACTGTCACAATCACAAACAAaccaaggaagacgatgatgatgacgacaacatacccatatatatatatatatatatatatatatatatatatatatatatatatatatatatatatatatatatcaatcaagcgtcaagaccgctacccgactcatgcttctCATCCTTATGATTTTAAGGAGGTGGTACAGGGAGCGTGGAATTAGACTGTTAATGGGACACTAATGTTCCAGCTGGTTACTATACTGAAAAATCTTAAAAGCTCTCTTAAAGCATTAAATAGTAATGGATTTTCTAATGTGGAGAAATCAGTGGGAGTGGCCAAAGCTTTACTAGATGAACTTCAGATTCAGATGCATCAGAATCCTACTGACCAAACTCTTTTGGCTGCTGAAAGTGAAGCAGCAAAATGATATAGACACTTGTGTAGGATTCAACATAGTTTTctaagccaaaaatcaaaagttGATTGGATTAAGTTTGGAGATGAGAATACAAGATTTTTTCATAATCAGATTAGAGCAAGATAAGTCTATAATAGGGTAATGAACATCTATGGTGTTGATGGGCTGCTATATAGTACCTGTAATGACATTGAGGGAGCTTTTCTGGAGTACTACAAGACTCTTTTGGGCATTTCCCTACTTACACATGATGTTCATGTCCCTACTGCAAGGAAGGGTCCTTTGATTACTGGGGAGCATTCTCAGATTCTTTTAGCTGATGTCATTCCTGATGAGATCAAGGAGTGTTTGTTTTCTATCCCTTCCACTAAATCCCCTGGTCCAGATGGGTATTCTAGCCAGTGTTTTCACTCAGGCAAATTACTTAAGGAGCTAAACAATACTACTCTTACACTCATTCTAAAGTGCACTAATCCTACTAGTGTGCTAGAATTTCGCCCTATTGCTTGCTGCAACACAGTGTATAAGGTCTTGGCTAAGGTTATTTGTAAAAGAATGAGTAAGGTTCTTCCTGATGTAGTGAGTCCTAATCAGGGGGGTTTCATTAAGGGGAGGAACATAGTGGAGAATGTCCTTATTTGCCAAGATTTGGTCagaatgtataataggaaagtTGCTTCACCTAGATGTCTGTTTAAGATTGATTTAAAAAAAGCGTATGATTCAGTTGGATGGAAATTCTTGCTTCAAATGCTCCAAGCTTTGCAGTTTCCTTAGAGATTTATTGATTTGATAATGCAGTGTGTCACTAATCCCACCTATTCTCTTGCAGTTAATGGTAATCATTTTGGCTTCTTTCATGGAAAGAGGGGTCTAAGGCAAGAGGATCCCCTTTCTCCCTTGTTGTTTACTTTGTGCATGGAATATTTATCTAGGATTTTGGGGGTTGTTTCATAGCAAGATGATTACAGGTTCCATCCTATGTGTGGCCACATTAGATTGAATTATTTTCTATTTGCAGATGATCTCTTACTTTTCTGCAAAGGGGATGCTGTATCTATTATGTGGATTCTTAGGGTTTTCTCTACTTTCTCAGCAGCTTCTAGTTTGAGCATGAATAAGACTAAGTTAGAGATATATTTTAATGTAGTGAATAATGAAACTATGGAGTCTATTCTTCAGGTCTCTGGTTTTCACACGGGTGCATTACCTTTTAAGTATTTGGGAGTCCCTATCTCCTCCAAGAAATTGACTAAGTCTAAGGAGAAAAAGTTGACTGACAGAATAGTGGCAAGGATAAGAGGGTGGGGAACCAGGCACCTTTCTTATGCAGGCAGGGTGGTCTTGGTCAACTCAGTTCTCACTACTCTTCACTCTTATTGGGCCTCTCTTTTTCTGCTTTCCAGTAGACTCATGAATAAGATTAATGCCATTTGCAGAAATTCTCTTTGGAGTGGTACTTCTGAGTTCAAAAAAGTCCCTAATATTAGCTGAAAAATCTGTTGTTTACCTAAGAAGGAAGGAGGGCTTGGCATTCAGGATATTAAAACATGGAATAAGGCTCTCTTAGGGAAATATATGTGGTGGCTTGCTAATAAAAAAGAACACTTATGGGTAAGGTGGGTTAATCATGTCTATATGAAGAATGTTGCTTGGACTGACTACATGGCCCCTGCAGACTACAGTTGGTCATGGAAAAAGATCTCCCATACTATGAGCACGTTTAAGCAAGCCTATAATGGTCATAAATGGTTAAAAAAGATGTTGAGTATTCTGTAGCAGTAGGGTATGATTGGTTGAGAGATGCACATCCTAAGGTTGACCGGAGATTTCTATGTTGGAATTCTCTTAATATTCCAAAATGTTCTTTCATCTGTTGGGAATTTATGTATCAGAGATTGCCTACTAGAGATAGGTTGTTTAGACTGCACCTGCTGACTGATGCACTCTGCCCTGTTTGTCAGATTCATAATGGAAGTGATTCTCATCTGATGTATGAGTGTGATTTTGCTAAAGCCTGCTTGAGTCTGCTGCAGCAGCACCTTTAGATCACACTCAGGTTTCCTGATCTAGTGGCCTGGTATTCAGCTGGAAGAGTTACCAAATTACAAAGGAAGTATACAGGAGCATGTCATGTTGCTTAGATCTATTGGCTATGTAGGGTTCGAAATGAGGCTTGGATGGAACAGTTTGTAAGAAGTCCAAGGATGATCATTAAGCAAATACTTACAGATGTGAAAGCTCGATTCCTGAAGTAGAATGGCAGTACTCTACTGCGTAGGGATGGAGCTTGGTTCCAAAAACTATAGAGTGTTATGTTTAATCTCCTCTTTTATGTTGCCTATTCTTTTGTACATCCTTATAAGTGAACTTGTGAAAACTGCATTATTTTTTGCCCCCCTTTGATGATTAATATACTTaacttttcccaaaaaaaaaaggtgaaaGAGAAATGATATgccggcatctaggtttaggagagaaaggaaagaaatgatttgggtttcaagATACCTCTCTCacagcagccaaggcacctgCCAAAAGGTTGACAGCGTGATCTACTGAAGCAACCGCatgagtagcagtctcaataggATCAAGGGTGAGCATAACATCAGATTTGGAAGTGGCATAATCACTAATTTTCACCCTGGCAGCCTCCAAATTATTCACCCTGGCTCGCACCTCCCTGACTAGGGCAGATAAATCAACTTCCTTCACTTCTCTCTTCTGGGCTGTcgaacttgtttcagcaggagCAACCGGAGCAGGTGAGACCTTAGGAGTAGCATGCAACTCAGTTAAGTCAATAACAGGCCCAATATCGCCACATCCCTGAGAACCCTCCTCTTTGACCTTGGCCAATCTGGCAGAAAGGTCAGACATGCCAAACATGGCAAGGCGAGTGGATGATCTAGTGGCTATAACACGagacactatattagcaataaagaCAAACTTTCATGAAAAGgccaaaatagaaagaaaaacgaaacaaaaataGAGAACAAaaagacttactgcctgaagtagaAGCACTAACAGCCTTTGAAGGCCTGGGCACTCTTGCAGCACCTTCAGTCTTCAGGCAACGAGGAAGATGACCagccccacaacagagaggccaagtcCTCTCCAATTGAGGAATAACAAGGAAAGCAGAGATGATAGTAGTAGGATACTCAATTTCATTAGACCAATCATCAACTACAAAGAAGAGAGGTATAAACCATTTAAATTTATTTACTTTCTTTAAAACTAACGAATAAACATGTAGGATAAAAAAATCCAGGATACTGACCACCGACACAGGCATCATAGTTCAAGTACGCCagatcaggacccacagaattggtcctgacaaacatataCCCAGCAGCCCAATTCTTGTCATGGCCGCTATCCAGATTGCTAAGAAGAAGAGCGGCTAAAGCCCTGGCCTTGAAATTGATCCGGCCAGGACTATTGGTCCTGACAGCATAGCAGGCCTTCAAGTCCTCCAAAGAGaaggaaatattgtgttttttgcaGAGATATTCAACAGAGCATACCACCTTCCACACCATGGGCATCAGTTGGTAGGAAGGCACACCAATTTCTTTAATGACATCCACCATAAGTGGAGAGAAAGGCAGCTTGCAACCAACCCTGAAGCCCCAATCATGGATACAGAACTAGCCGAAACACGACCAGTCTGCCCCAACAGAAGTATTTTACTGGGTTCCAGACTTCGGAATCAGCAAGaatgattcccttatccttcaagACTTTTTCAAATTCGGGTTTCAGACGGTTTGGAAGAGATTGATCATCTTTTAAAGCTTTTGTGGATTTAAATTCGAATTCTTTGTGGAAAATGGGAATCATTTCAAGTGGGGGATTAGTTGATTTTTCAACCACAAGAGGTTGAACAACAGAAGGCCCtggtaaattttcataattggtTTCTTCAGGATTTGACATGAATGGAGTTCTAGGAGACATCACTCCCCTGGAAGATTTCTTTTTTGCAACCATTATTGAAGATTTGTTGAAGATTTATTGAAGATTAAATTCTGGAAATTAAGGGAACTTGAGGATGAGGAGTTTTAGAGAAAATGATCGGATTTTGGTAGAGTTAAAATCAATGAAGTGAAGGCTATTTATACTCCGTAAAATTAGGGTTGTTAACCGCAAGTTGCAAGAGTATTTATTGAAGAATAGCAGTAATCAAACACGCgtctgtaatcccctataaaatctaacgcaaaacagtggcggaaacactgtcgaatgggattaaatacacaatgaaaatgctatgtgaaataaaaacttgGATTAATATAAATAACCCTCGGGAGATAAGTTTCCCGAAATGGTAAGTCCCAAAATAGCATTTACTAAATATAATAGGTACAACTCGTCACTTGTATAAAAACAAGGACTtataaaaaccaacataaaaATGAAAGGGTTCTAAACATAGCTTAAAAGAAAACAAATAGTAGGTCCCAAATGACCACTTGCTAGCTCTCACTCAGATCCCAGCCACCAATACCtgccatgttata
Encoded here:
- the LOC141601122 gene encoding uncharacterized protein LOC141601122 gives rise to the protein MQCVTNPTYSLAVNDDLLLFCKGDAVSIMWILRVFSTFSAASSLSMNKTKLEIYFNVVNNETMESILQVSGFHTGALPFKYLGVPISSKKLTKSKEKKLTDRIVARIRGWGTRHLSYAGRVVLVNSVLTTLHSYWASLFLLSSRLMNKINAICRNSLWSGTSEFKKVPNIS